In Cetobacterium somerae ATCC BAA-474, the genomic stretch AAAATATATAAAATTAATCTTGTTAATTTTATATAAAATATGGTATCCTTTATCTATAGTAGAAAGTTTATTAATCATTTTATAATAAAATGAAAATAAATTATCAATATGGAGGGGAAAATGGAAGCTGAATTAAAAAAGAACGAACTTAATAACAAGAGTTTTATTGACAAATTCTTGAACATAATTGAAAAGGGAGGAAATGCCCTACCACATCCAGCTACACTTTTTGCAATATTAGCTGTAGTAGTTATTATTATATCTGGAATAGGTGGAGCTTTAGGTTGGTCTGTTGATTTTGTTGGAATCAATAGTAAAACAATGAAGACAGAGGAGATGGTTATATCAACAAAATCTCTAATGACTAAAGAGGGAGTAAATTATATATTTACATCTATGGTTAAAAACTTTACTGGATTTGCACCTTTAGGGACAGTACTTGTAGCAATAATTGGAATAGGTATTGCTGAAAGATCTGGATTAATGGCAGCAATATTAAAAAAAGTTGCATTATCTACACCTAAAAAATTAGTAACTGTTATGGTTATTTTCTTAGGAATTATGTCAAACGTAGCATCAGATGCAGGATACGTTGTATTACCACCATTGGCAGCATTAATCTTCTTGTCATTTGGAAGACATCCAATTGCTGGATTAGCGGCAGCATTTGCTGGAGTTTCTGGAGGATTCTCAGCTAACTTGTTAATTGGAACAATTGATCCACTTTTAGGAGGTATATCAACGGAAGCTGCAAAAATACTTGATCCAACTTATGAGGTTTTACCAACAGCAAACTGGTACTTTATGATGGCATCAACATTTGTAATTGCTTTCTTAGGAACTTTAATTAATGATAAAATAGTAGAACCAAGATTAGGGAAATATACAGGAGATGAAGCTATTGATTTCCAAGAAGTTACTGTTGAAGAGAAAAAAGCTTTAAGATCAGCTGGAATGGCTACAGTAGTTATGTTAGTTTTATTAGTACCAATTTATTTTGCATTAGGTAAAAACTTCTTAGGAAGTGGATTGGTACCAATAATCGTAATTTTCTTCGCACTTCCAGGATTAGCTTATGGTAAATCTATTGGAACAATAAAAAATGATTCAGATGTAATGGGTATGCTTACTAAATCAATGCAAGGAATGGCTGGATATATAGTTTTAGTATTCTTCGCAGCGCAATTTATAGCATATTTTGGATATACAAACTTAGGGACAATTTTAGCTGTAAAAGGAGCAGACTTCTTAGAAACAGCTGGAATTGGTGGGATTCCATTAGTAATCGGATTTATATTAATCGTAGGATTCTTAAATCTATTTATGGGATCAGCTTCAGCTAAGTGGGCTATATTAGCACCAGTATTTATTCCGATGTTAATGAGAATAGGATACTCACCAGAGTTTACTCAGTTAGCTTATAGAATAGGAGATTCAAGTACAAATATAATTTCTCCTTTAATGTCATATTTTGCAATGATAATTGTATTTATGCAAAAATATGATAAGAAAGCTTCTTTAGGAACATTGATATCAGTAATGCTTCCTTACTCAATAACATTCTTAATTGGATGGTCAATTTTCTTAGCAGCTTGGATGTTAAGTGGATTCCCAATTGGACCAGAGGTACAAATACTACTAAAAGGAATGTAATATCTTAAGGCTTGATTAATTTCAAGCCTTTTATTATTTATAGAGGTGAAAAATGAAAAAAAATATAATTTTAATACATGGAGCGGGTGTTGGGGGATGGGTTTTTAGAGATATAGAAAAGATATTAAAACTTTATGGTAATAATGTATATTGTCCAAGTCTATCAGGAATAGGAGATAGAAAAAAAATTCTAGAAAATAAAATTAATTTGACTACTTATGCAAAAGAGGTAGAACATCTAATATTAGAAAATAATTTAGATAATATATACTTAATTGGACACTCTTTTGGAGGCGCAGTAGTATCAGCTGTAGTAGAATTAGTTCCTGAAAGAATAAAATATCAAATATATATTGATAGTTTTTTTCTAGAAGATAACGAAAGTATTTTAACTTTATTTGGAGAAAAAAGAGAAGGTGAGTTATATGAAATATGTAAAAATGAAGGAGAGGATAAATACTTACCTAAAAGATTATTTGGAAAGGAGCATCCGCTAATAAAAGATATGCCTTTTAATCCATATAAGGAAAAAGTTAAATTTAAAGGAAATGGAAAAAAAATTCCAGGAGCTTATATAGATTGTTTAGATAGTACTGGATTTGAGCATTTAGAAAAACCTAAAAAAATTATGAAGAAAAGAGTAGAAAAAAGAAAGTGGAAGTATATAACGTTAGACTCTGATCATGTTCCAATGACAAAATCACCAGCTAGGGAAAAATTAATTGAAATATTACTTGAATTAATAAAAGACAACTAAAAATAGCTGTCTTTTACTTTTATACAATTAGACTTAGAACTGATAAAGCTCCTATAAAGATAAGAGTAGGATTTAATTTTTTAAAATCTCCAGTTCCAGCATGGATAATTATATAAGATATGAAACCAAATGCTAGTCCAGTGCTGATACTATAAGTTAATGGCATCATTAATATTGTAACAAAAGATGGAAAAAGAGTTTTATAATCTTTCCAATCTAGTTCATAAATATTTTTAAACATATAAACTCCAACGATAATAAGAGCTGGTGATGTTGCAAATGATGGAACAATAGAAACTAAAGGGGTAAAGAATAATGCAACTATAAAGAAAAGAGAAGTTACAACTGAAGCTAATCCAGTTCTAGCACCAGCAGCAATTCCAGCAGCTGTTTCTGAAAGAGTAGTAACAGTACTTGTTCCTAGAACTGCACCGATTATAGTAGAAGTAACATCTGCGTATAGCATTTTTCCAAGATCTTTAACTTTTCCATTTTTATCTGCTAGTCCAATCTCCTTAGAGCATGCAATTAAAGTTCCAAGTGAATCAAAAAGATCAACAAACATAAAAGAAAAAGCTGGGCCTAATAAAGATAATTTAAGAGCACCCATAATATCTAATTTAAAAGCTATTGGTGCAATACTAGGTGGCATAGATACAATAGAGTTAGGCATTATAGTATCACCAGTGAATAGACCTATAACAGTAGATGAAATTATACCTATTAATATTCCACCTTTAACTTTTTTTATTTCTAATATAATTGCAATAAAAAGACCAATAACTCCAATTAAAATTTGTGAGTTAAATCTTGCTAAACCAATAATTGTTGCTGGATTAGAAGAAACAATTCCTAAAGTTTTTAGACCAATAAAAGCGATAAAAAGACCAATTCCTCCAGTCACAGATATTTTTAAGCAAAGTGGAATAGCATTTGCAATTTTTTCTCTAATTCCTCCAATTGATAAAAAGAAGAAAAATACACCAGAAAGAAAAACAATACCTAAAGCTGTTTCCCAAGGAATACCTCTTCCAATAACAAGAGAATAAGTAAAAAATGCATTTAAACCCATACCTGGTGCTAAAGCAAAAGGTGCATTAGCTAAAAGGGCAGATATAAGAGTTCCAATTGCTGCTGAAATAATGGTAACAGTAATAAGGGCTCCTTTATCCATTCCAGATTCACTAAGAATAGCAGGATTGATAAAAATAATATAAGCCATAGTTAGAAAAGTAGTAGTTCCTCCAATAATCTCATGTTTGATGCTACTATGCCTTTCTTGGATTTTAAAAAAATTGTTTAAAAAATTCATACAAAACTCCTTTATTTTTCTGTATATTATACATAAAAAATACATTAAAATGAAGAAAAAAATAAATTCTTGACAAAATCTTACAAATACTATACTATTAAAGTATAGAAATTAACTAAAACCAAATATAATTGAATAAAAAAATAGGAGCTTAGCTCCTATTTTTTTTATTTTCCACAACATTTTTTATATTTTTTTCCTGATCCACATGGACAGTTTTCATTTCTACCAACTTTATTAACTACTCTTGGTGGTTGATTTTCACCAAAAACTTCAACATATGAATGTCCTTTTAGAGTCCAAAGAGGTAAAGACTTAGAAATTTTAGTTACAAGAGCTGTAAATATAGATTCAGAATTAGAATTATCAAATTTAATTCTAGTTTTACTATCAGAAACAATCTCTTCTATAGGTAGATTATTTTTTAATCTATCAATTATTGTTGTAATTTCAAATCCAATTTGAGCTCCTTGCATTTTGTGAGACATTAGAAGGGCAATTAAATCAGCAACTTCTTGAGTTTTTTCAATGAAGAAGTAATTCCAATAGTTTTTGTACTCATCATTTGTTAATATTTTGTACTCTAAACCATCATATTTAATTGTTTCATGTAAAATATCAACAGGTTCAGAAACAGAATCAGCTACTAAATAGATAGTTTTGCTTCCAGAATCTTCTAATTTTGATATAAATACATTTAAAATCCATCTACAATCAATAAAAGCATGAATTTTCTCTAAAGTAATATCTTTAAATGTAGGAAGTAAAAGTTCTAATAATTTATGCTCATCAATAACACCATAGAATCTAATCATTCCTAAAATTAGCATCTCAAGTTCCTGATAAGAGTCAATTAAAACTTTATTCTCTTCTTTTTGAGAAATAGAATTTATAGTTTCAATAAACCATGTTGAGATAAGGTAGTGGTTATTGTCTTTTTCTTTTATAACATTTTTAGATATAAATCCAAAACTTTGTAACGGTAATAAAAATTCCTCATATTCAAAGAAATCTTGTTCGCTAACTTGGTTTTTCTCAACATTAAATTGAGAAAGTAAAGATATAGTATCCTTAGAAAAAATTTCTAAAAAAGCTGAAGTATTATTTTCATAAGCTTCTGTAACCTTTTCTATAATTTTTCCTTTAACAGTACTTTTAGCAATTTTTATATTAAATTTAGCTAAGATTTTAAAAAGATCATCTTTAAGTAAACTATTTAAAGATTCAATTAAAAATTTGTCTTCCACAGTGACCTCCAAACATTTTTATTACTATTATATCATAAAAATATGAAAATACAAAAATGTATAGAAATCTATATTTAGAAGTTATTTTTATGAGGAATGATTTTAATTTTTTTATGTTTAAAGAAAATTTCGCCATTGATAAAAGAAAATTGTAGAGGATAGACTTCAACCCCTTCTTCAATTGCTTTATAAAATGTTTTGTAAAAAATTGGATCAGTTTCATAATTAGGAACAAAAAAATCAGAATCTCTCAAAATAATAAGTATAACAGCAGCACGATGACCAGATTTTTTAATTTCAATTAGCTCATTTAAGTGTTTAGTTGCTCTTACACTTGGAGCATCTGGGAAAGTAGCGATTTTATTTTTAGAAAGAGATACTCCTTTAGTTTCGATATATATCTTTTCTCCATTTTTTTCAATTAAATAGTCTAATCTGCTATTACCAAATTTAACTTCAGGTTTTATAAAATCTATTTTTCCAAAGATAGAAATATCCTCATTTTTAAAATAATTGTCGGTGATATATCTATGAATAGATGAATTAATTAAAATTTCTTCATTATCATCTGCACAAGCGGCAATAACGTCCCATAAAGTTTTTCGATTCTCGATATTTTTTGCTTTTCTTAAAAAAACTTGATTTCCAGGAAAAAGAAGTTCTTTAATTCTTCCTGAATCATGAACATGAGCAGTAATTATCTCATTATTATTAAGCTCTAGTGATGCTGTAAATCGATTAGGTCTATCTATAAATTTTCCAATTTCATCAATATTAACTTTGTAAATAAGTTTCATTAAGCCCCCTTTAATATAAATATATAATAAAAAAGAGATCAATTTCTTGATCTCTTATTGTAAGTTATTACTCAGCTGGAGCGATACACTCAACAGGACAAGCACCTGCACAAGCACCACAATCAATACATTGATCCTCGTCGATTCTTCTTTTTCCTCCATCAACCTCTGAAATGCAGCTAACAGGACAGATTGCCTCGCAAGTTCCGCATCCGATACAGATATCTTCGTTAATTCTATGAGCCATGATAACCTCCTAAAATAATTTTAATTAAGTATAAATATACAACTTTAATGTATACTCGACAGAAGTATACCATTTTAATATTAAAAAGGCAACTCTTTTCTAAAAGTATTATTAAAAAGAAAATAATAAATTCCTTTTTTTTTCTAGAAAATTGATATATAATGAAAAAAAATATTTTAAGGAGATTAGCTATGAAAATTTTTGTAATGTCAGATATTCATGGATCAAGTTATTTCTTAAAAAAAGCGTTAGAAGCTTATAAAAAAGAAGAAGCTAAATATATATTAATATTAGGTGATGAATTATATCACGGACCAAGAAATCCATTGCCATTGGAATATAATCCAAAAGAAGTTGCAGATATACTAAATAATTATAAGGATAAAATAATTGCAGTTAGAGGAAATTGTGATAGCGAAGTAGATCAAATGATGTTACAATATCCAATTTTAGGAGATTATTCTACGATTTTTTTTAAAGAGAAGAGAATTTTTGTAACACATGGTCATGTATATAGTGAAGAAAATTTGCCTAATATTTGTGAAGGAGATATATTTATGTATGGACATACTCATCTACCAGTAGCATATGAAAAAGATGGTATATATAGATTAAATCCAGGTTCTATATCTTTACCAAAAGGTGGAAATGTAAATAGTTATGGAATTTTAGAGGATAACTACTTTTGTATAAAAAGTTTAGATGGTGATATTATAAAAGAGATTGAAATAAAGTAAAAAGGAATGCATTGAAGCATTCCTTTTCTATTTTTTTATAGTGTAATTAATAACATCAGTGAAATAATCAACATAATTAACTGTAATACCAGTTTTTAAAAAATCTGGAAGTCTATCAAAATCTTTTTTATTATCTTTAGGAAGAAGTAGTTCAAAGATACCAACCCTTCTAGCAGCGATAGTTTTTTCTCGAACTCCTCCAATAGGTAAAACTTTACCAGTTAAAGTTAATTCTCCAGTCATGGCAATACCTTTTCTAATAGGAGTATTAGTAGCTAAAGAGTAAAGAGCTAAAGCCATTGTGATACCAGCAGATGGGCCATCTTTAGGAGTAGCACCTTCAGGTACATGTAGATGAACTCTATTTTTATCAAAAAATTCTTTTGCTTCAGCAGGAAGAGTGTTATCCTTAGCGAGTAATGATCTAATATATGAATATGCAATCTCTGCTGATTCTTTCATAACATCTCCCAATTGCCCTGTTAGCTTTAATCCACTCTCTTTATTACTGATACTAGCTGCTTCAATATATAGTGTTGCACCACCCATAGAAGTCCATGCCAATCCAAGAGTAACTCCTGGAATTTCATTTTGGTAAAGTTCTTCTGTAGTAAAAATTGGAACTCCTAAATAAGATTCGACATTATTTTCGTTTATTCTAACTTTTTCCTTATTACCTTC encodes the following:
- a CDS encoding AbgT family transporter is translated as MEAELKKNELNNKSFIDKFLNIIEKGGNALPHPATLFAILAVVVIIISGIGGALGWSVDFVGINSKTMKTEEMVISTKSLMTKEGVNYIFTSMVKNFTGFAPLGTVLVAIIGIGIAERSGLMAAILKKVALSTPKKLVTVMVIFLGIMSNVASDAGYVVLPPLAALIFLSFGRHPIAGLAAAFAGVSGGFSANLLIGTIDPLLGGISTEAAKILDPTYEVLPTANWYFMMASTFVIAFLGTLINDKIVEPRLGKYTGDEAIDFQEVTVEEKKALRSAGMATVVMLVLLVPIYFALGKNFLGSGLVPIIVIFFALPGLAYGKSIGTIKNDSDVMGMLTKSMQGMAGYIVLVFFAAQFIAYFGYTNLGTILAVKGADFLETAGIGGIPLVIGFILIVGFLNLFMGSASAKWAILAPVFIPMLMRIGYSPEFTQLAYRIGDSSTNIISPLMSYFAMIIVFMQKYDKKASLGTLISVMLPYSITFLIGWSIFLAAWMLSGFPIGPEVQILLKGM
- a CDS encoding alpha/beta hydrolase, producing the protein MKKNIILIHGAGVGGWVFRDIEKILKLYGNNVYCPSLSGIGDRKKILENKINLTTYAKEVEHLILENNLDNIYLIGHSFGGAVVSAVVELVPERIKYQIYIDSFFLEDNESILTLFGEKREGELYEICKNEGEDKYLPKRLFGKEHPLIKDMPFNPYKEKVKFKGNGKKIPGAYIDCLDSTGFEHLEKPKKIMKKRVEKRKWKYITLDSDHVPMTKSPAREKLIEILLELIKDN
- a CDS encoding NCS2 family permease, which produces MNFLNNFFKIQERHSSIKHEIIGGTTTFLTMAYIIFINPAILSESGMDKGALITVTIISAAIGTLISALLANAPFALAPGMGLNAFFTYSLVIGRGIPWETALGIVFLSGVFFFFLSIGGIREKIANAIPLCLKISVTGGIGLFIAFIGLKTLGIVSSNPATIIGLARFNSQILIGVIGLFIAIILEIKKVKGGILIGIISSTVIGLFTGDTIMPNSIVSMPPSIAPIAFKLDIMGALKLSLLGPAFSFMFVDLFDSLGTLIACSKEIGLADKNGKVKDLGKMLYADVTSTIIGAVLGTSTVTTLSETAAGIAAGARTGLASVVTSLFFIVALFFTPLVSIVPSFATSPALIIVGVYMFKNIYELDWKDYKTLFPSFVTILMMPLTYSISTGLAFGFISYIIIHAGTGDFKKLNPTLIFIGALSVLSLIV
- a CDS encoding SEC-C metal-binding domain-containing protein, encoding MEDKFLIESLNSLLKDDLFKILAKFNIKIAKSTVKGKIIEKVTEAYENNTSAFLEIFSKDTISLLSQFNVEKNQVSEQDFFEYEEFLLPLQSFGFISKNVIKEKDNNHYLISTWFIETINSISQKEENKVLIDSYQELEMLILGMIRFYGVIDEHKLLELLLPTFKDITLEKIHAFIDCRWILNVFISKLEDSGSKTIYLVADSVSEPVDILHETIKYDGLEYKILTNDEYKNYWNYFFIEKTQEVADLIALLMSHKMQGAQIGFEITTIIDRLKNNLPIEEIVSDSKTRIKFDNSNSESIFTALVTKISKSLPLWTLKGHSYVEVFGENQPPRVVNKVGRNENCPCGSGKKYKKCCGK
- the sfsA gene encoding DNA/RNA nuclease SfsA, whose translation is MKLIYKVNIDEIGKFIDRPNRFTASLELNNNEIITAHVHDSGRIKELLFPGNQVFLRKAKNIENRKTLWDVIAACADDNEEILINSSIHRYITDNYFKNEDISIFGKIDFIKPEVKFGNSRLDYLIEKNGEKIYIETKGVSLSKNKIATFPDAPSVRATKHLNELIEIKKSGHRAAVILIILRDSDFFVPNYETDPIFYKTFYKAIEEGVEVYPLQFSFINGEIFFKHKKIKIIPHKNNF
- a CDS encoding indolepyruvate ferredoxin oxidoreductase subunit alpha codes for the protein MAHRINEDICIGCGTCEAICPVSCISEVDGGKRRIDEDQCIDCGACAGACPVECIAPAE
- the yfcE gene encoding phosphodiesterase — protein: MKIFVMSDIHGSSYFLKKALEAYKKEEAKYILILGDELYHGPRNPLPLEYNPKEVADILNNYKDKIIAVRGNCDSEVDQMMLQYPILGDYSTIFFKEKRIFVTHGHVYSEENLPNICEGDIFMYGHTHLPVAYEKDGIYRLNPGSISLPKGGNVNSYGILEDNYFCIKSLDGDIIKEIEIK